From Arcticibacter tournemirensis, one genomic window encodes:
- a CDS encoding glycoside hydrolase family 2 protein, with protein MKKTYLFLLFVLLSQIGVNGQSPQWQIVKGKITSPWSENVNPSRVLPEYPRPQMVRENWANLNGLWNYSILPKDGAKPSAYQGKILVPFAVESALSGVGKRVGKDSILWYNTSVSIPSAMKGKRVLLHFGGVDWETEVYVNGKKVGMHQGGNDPFSFDITSSLKKSGKQEISVRVWDPTDEGPQPRGKQVRRPEGIWYTPVTGIWQTVWLEAVAQTYISGTKQTPDIDKKALIVSASVENAVKGDKVKISAWDGKSKVAETTVDAGTETALNIANPKLWSPDSPFLYDLRLSVIRNGKTIDEVKSYFAMRKSSMGKDANGIQRMLLNNEFVFQYGPLDQGWWPDGLYTAPTDEALKFDIEKTKEMGFNMIRKHIKVEPARWYYYCDVMGLLVWQDMPSGDLGNHWEMRPGVFGRATDKNRSPESEGYYRKEWNAIMDALHNYPSIVVWTPFNEAWGQFKTEEIVEWTMKKDPSRLINTASGGNFHPVGHIIDLHNYPEPLMPDPRTYGAERALVLGEFGGLGLPVDGHVWQQKDNWGYQSFKSADALFERYSSFMNSLEGLIKAGLSAAVYTQTTDVEVETNGLMTYDRKVIKVPEAKLKQVHQKLYNKSLVKLP; from the coding sequence ATGAAAAAGACGTATTTATTTCTGCTTTTTGTGCTGCTAAGCCAGATTGGTGTAAACGGACAGAGCCCTCAGTGGCAAATAGTGAAGGGAAAGATCACTTCTCCATGGAGTGAAAATGTAAATCCATCGCGGGTATTACCCGAATATCCCCGTCCACAAATGGTGAGGGAAAACTGGGCAAACTTAAATGGACTGTGGAACTATTCTATATTGCCTAAAGATGGCGCTAAACCATCGGCTTACCAGGGTAAGATATTAGTACCCTTTGCTGTAGAATCGGCACTCTCGGGTGTGGGAAAACGGGTTGGAAAGGATAGTATTCTTTGGTATAACACTTCTGTAAGTATACCATCAGCTATGAAAGGGAAAAGGGTGCTTTTGCATTTCGGTGGTGTTGACTGGGAAACTGAGGTTTATGTGAATGGCAAGAAGGTGGGAATGCATCAGGGCGGTAATGATCCCTTTTCATTCGATATCACTTCGAGTTTAAAAAAGAGTGGAAAACAAGAGATTTCGGTACGGGTATGGGATCCTACGGATGAAGGTCCTCAACCACGAGGCAAACAGGTTAGGCGGCCCGAAGGAATCTGGTATACTCCCGTTACTGGTATCTGGCAGACTGTTTGGCTGGAAGCGGTTGCTCAAACTTATATAAGTGGCACAAAGCAAACACCAGACATCGATAAAAAAGCGCTGATCGTTAGTGCTTCTGTTGAAAATGCTGTTAAAGGCGATAAGGTGAAGATCTCTGCCTGGGATGGTAAATCGAAAGTGGCAGAAACAACGGTTGATGCGGGAACTGAAACCGCTCTTAATATAGCGAATCCCAAACTATGGTCGCCAGACAGCCCTTTCTTATATGACCTCCGTTTGTCAGTGATCAGGAATGGTAAGACGATAGATGAGGTGAAAAGTTATTTTGCGATGCGGAAGTCCTCTATGGGTAAGGATGCAAACGGCATACAAAGAATGCTGCTGAATAATGAGTTCGTATTCCAATATGGGCCTCTTGATCAGGGCTGGTGGCCCGACGGGCTTTACACTGCTCCAACGGATGAGGCCTTGAAGTTTGATATAGAGAAGACTAAAGAAATGGGCTTCAATATGATCAGAAAACATATTAAGGTGGAACCGGCACGCTGGTATTATTACTGCGACGTTATGGGATTGCTGGTTTGGCAGGATATGCCAAGCGGCGACCTGGGTAATCACTGGGAGATGAGGCCGGGCGTGTTTGGTCGCGCAACAGATAAGAACCGCAGTCCTGAATCGGAAGGATATTACAGAAAAGAGTGGAATGCTATTATGGATGCTCTTCACAATTATCCTTCAATTGTAGTCTGGACTCCTTTCAACGAGGCCTGGGGGCAGTTTAAAACCGAAGAGATTGTGGAATGGACGATGAAAAAAGACCCTTCTCGTTTAATAAATACGGCAAGCGGTGGTAATTTCCATCCTGTAGGGCATATCATCGACCTGCACAACTATCCTGAACCATTAATGCCGGATCCACGTACCTACGGTGCTGAAAGGGCGCTTGTGCTAGGCGAGTTTGGAGGTCTTGGACTGCCGGTAGATGGTCATGTATGGCAGCAGAAAGACAACTGGGGATATCAGAGCTTTAAAAGTGCGGATGCGCTTTTTGAAAGATATTCTTCTTTCATGAATTCGCTTGAGGGGTTAATCAAAGCGGGACTTTCTGCTGCTGTGTACACGCAGACAACAGATGTTGAAGTTGAAAC